The genomic interval ACACATTATTATCATTGGCTTCTCCATCGGAAGTGCTTCGGCTGCCAGGCTAGCTGCCAGAAACAATCCTGGCATGTTGATTTTGCAGGCTCCCTATTACAGCCTCACCAACCTGATGCAGCATATTTCTCCGGCTGCATATGCCATTTTACCGCCTTTTGTGTTTAAATATAAGTTTATTACCTATCAGTTTGTAGAAGAGACAAAAGCACCCATCGTCATTTTTCATGGAGATAAAGATGAAGTGATATACTACGGTTCTTCGCTTAAATTAAAAGAACACTTAAAACCGATAGATGAGCTGGTGACACTGACTGGCCAGCGGCACAATGGTATTAACGAAAATGCAGAATATATCCGGAGGCTGCGTTCATTGCTGGCGGGGGATTAAGCATATTGCATCAGTTGCTTTTCCAGTTGTATTTCCGCCTCAGAAAATATAGTTTTCAGTTCTACACATAGCCGGGATATTTCTTCAGGATTTATAGCTGTTTTGCTTTGTTGTTCCAGCTTTTCTAACACTTCCCGGTAATTATCCATTCCTACCAGATATAAGCAGGGTTTTAGTTTATGGGCAGAAGTAGCAAGCTTTACATGATTCTGGTGTATGAGCCATTCATTCAATGCAGCCATAAATTCCTTTTCTACTACTATCACAGCTTCCAGCATTTCTTTCATTTCATCTACCATGCCACCGGTTAGTTCTTCCATTTGTTTTAGGTTGATATAATTGTGAGAACTGCTGGTAGAAACTGATGTAGAAGACGCAGGTATTTCCTCAAGCGTACCAGGGTTGTCAATCCATCTTTGTAGTTTCTGAATTAATTTCTGGGCACTGTAAGGTTTACTCAAATAATCATTCATGCCTACCTGAAAACACTGTTCAATGTCCTCCTTGTACACATTAGCAGAAAGACCGATAATAGGAATATCCTGATTGATCATACGAATTTGCCTGGTAGCGGTGTACCCATCCATTACCGGCATTTGCAGGTCCATAAATACTACATCGAAAACCTGTTTTTGTATAGCAATAAGTGCTTCCTGTCCGTTTTCGGCGATGGTGACTACACAACCTGCTTCCTGTAAGATAAGATTTGCCAGACGTTGATTTACGGCATTGTCTTCTGCCATCAACACATGTACTTTACCTTCGAAGTTTATTTTTTTAGGAATCTTAGCAGTTGTCCGGACCGGTACAGCTTGTTGAGGTGCTTTCCTCAAAGGCAAGGTAAACCAGAACGTGCTTCCAATGCCACCCTGATCCTGAAGATTTGTGTGCATAGCCGGACTAATCACACCCAGATCGCCTCCCATCAGCAATACCATTTCTTTTATAATAGAAAGCCCCAGACCTGAACCGCCATATTTACGGTTGATGGAAGCATCGGCTTGTGTAAAGCTCTGAAAGATAATCTCCTGGTTTTCTTTAGCGATTCCAATACCAGAATCAGACACCATTACTTTCAGCAGTATGTCCTCCTGGGAGGCCGATACATCTGCTACCTGTGTAAATTCTAAACGTATGCCGCCGGTTTTAGTAAATTTTAGTGCATTCCCAATGAGATTTATCACTACCTGGCAGATTTTCCCAGGGTCGCCTTGCAGGTATACAGGCAGGTTGGGATCATACTCAACCTGAAAATACAAACCATTTTCCTGGGCACGGAATTTATAAGGATCAATAGCCAGACCAAGCACTTCCTGTAGATGAAAGTTTTCTTTCTCCAGGATCATTTTGCCCTGTTCTATTTTCGTAAGATCCAGTACATCTCCAATCAGTTTCAGCAGGGTATCACCGGCAGTAAGGATATAATCGAGGTATTCTTGTTGTTCCGGATTCAGGGTTTGTTTTTTTAGAATCTCACTGAACCCAGAATGGCATTGATAGGCGTGCGGATTTCGTGGGTAATATTAGCCAGAAAACGGGTTTTAAATTGATTGGCATTTTCTGCAGCCGTTCTGGCTAGTTTGATTTCATTTTCTGCTTCCTTACGCTGGGTAATATTGCGGCTGAACACAGTAATTCCCTCTACTTTTCCTGTTAAATTGCGGATTGGGTTGAGCGAACATTCAAAAGTTTGTAAGGCATTCTCTACTTTTATCAGGGTTTCTACGGTAAAAGCTTGTCCCTGCCATGCCCGGTCATAGAAATATTTCCATAAAGCAGCCTGCTGAGAATGAAGTTTTTGCAAATTCAGTACGTCGCCTATCTCAGGGGCTTTATCACCGGATGGACTATATACTTTTTTAAAGGCAGAATTGATAGTCATAAATTGATAGTTGCTATCAATGGACCAGATCAGGTCAGAAGTATTCTCAATCAGGGCAGAAAGGTTAGCCTGGTTGTGCTGAAGTAATTGTTCTGCTTTTTTGCGCTCCGAAATATTGGTAAAAGTAATCGTAATCCCATCTTCCAGCTTAACAGCCGTTATCTGGAGCCAGAGCAGTTGTTTTCTGTGCAGAAAATGTACTTCCCTTTCCATCGGCCTGCCGGTTTCAACCACTTGTACATAAGCTGTAAAAAAGCCATTTTCTCTGAGCAGTGGAACTTCCTCCAGCATAAAGGTGCCCACCAGATCATGCCCTGCCGGATCAAAAATGTATTTGGCCCGCTCATTACAGGCAATACAGGTAAAGTCTGTAATCTGTTGCTGCGCATCTCTTAC from Rhodocytophaga rosea carries:
- a CDS encoding response regulator; protein product: MILEKENFHLQEVLGLAIDPYKFRAQENGLYFQVEYDPNLPVYLQGDPGKICQVVINLIGNALKFTKTGGIRLEFTQVADVSASQEDILLKVMVSDSGIGIAKENQEIIFQSFTQADASINRKYGGSGLGLSIIKEMVLLMGGDLGVISPAMHTNLQDQGGIGSTFWFTLPLRKAPQQAVPVRTTAKIPKKINFEGKVHVLMAEDNAVNQRLANLILQEAGCVVTIAENGQEALIAIQKQVFDVVFMDLQMPVMDGYTATRQIRMINQDIPIIGLSANVYKEDIEQCFQVGMNDYLSKPYSAQKLIQKLQRWIDNPGTLEEIPASSTSVSTSSSHNYINLKQMEELTGGMVDEMKEMLEAVIVVEKEFMAALNEWLIHQNHVKLATSAHKLKPCLYLVGMDNYREVLEKLEQQSKTAINPEEISRLCVELKTIFSEAEIQLEKQLMQYA